One Elusimicrobiota bacterium genomic window, CAAGTGCATCAATCCATTCTGTTTGTAGAAAAAATGAAATACCATCTTCTGGTTGAATTACTCCAAGAACACAATCTTTAAGCTTTGATCCATTTGTTTTAATAACTTTTCGAGTATTTTTTGGCATCCAATCATATGATAAAGAGCCATCTAAGTGAAAAAATACTTCAT contains:
- a CDS encoding transposase, which translates into the protein MIWFADEVFFHLDGSLSYDWMPKNTRKVIKTNGSKLKDCVLGVIQPEDGISFFLQTEWIDALVFSAFLNELSKYYPDNKHFIILDNVAYHKSDFTQHSKKYLIV